A section of the Gloeobacter violaceus PCC 7421 genome encodes:
- a CDS encoding IS4-like element ISGvi4 family transposase: MLLDFPQLVKTFLSALPDRDFPVLDSRLFFSCWLALIMDKSTVSMQDLFKRLNHTGIPVDISTFSKACKSRSLQMFEQLYRDLLARVRRELPVKQLHPCPIDSTVVGLTSKLLWAQSYHQVKLLACLEHGSGATEGSLINFGYDHDSNFVNEMLQAIPENGVGIFDRGFAGLEYLKSSQASSKYFLMRIPSNYKLTFEGNAGQMRVGTGKESGMYRVVNFCDIENRAEYRLVTNLPAEGECFVSDEEVMELYRQRWQIELLWKFLKMHLKLKRLMTKNENGIRMQLYVTLIAHLLLELVAVPKMWGSQRLDKLRYLQCCMCKEISYVHWLGKLLGSRRRRVWSLKLCANVY; this comes from the coding sequence ATGCTACTCGATTTTCCGCAACTTGTCAAAACCTTTCTGTCCGCTTTGCCCGATCGCGATTTCCCTGTCCTCGACTCCAGGCTCTTTTTCAGTTGCTGGCTGGCCCTCATTATGGACAAGAGTACCGTCAGCATGCAGGACCTATTCAAACGCCTCAACCACACCGGTATCCCCGTCGATATCTCCACTTTTTCCAAAGCCTGCAAGTCCCGTTCTCTGCAGATGTTTGAGCAGCTGTACCGGGATTTGCTTGCCCGGGTCAGGCGAGAGTTGCCCGTCAAACAACTGCATCCTTGCCCGATTGACTCGACGGTAGTCGGCTTGACAAGCAAGTTGCTATGGGCGCAAAGCTATCACCAGGTCAAACTGCTCGCCTGCCTTGAACACGGCAGCGGCGCCACCGAGGGTAGCCTGATCAATTTTGGCTACGACCACGATTCTAATTTTGTTAATGAAATGCTTCAAGCGATTCCTGAAAATGGCGTAGGTATCTTCGACCGGGGCTTTGCAGGACTGGAATATCTAAAAAGTTCCCAGGCATCAAGCAAATATTTTTTAATGCGCATCCCGAGCAATTACAAGCTTACCTTCGAGGGCAATGCTGGCCAGATGCGGGTGGGAACGGGCAAAGAGTCCGGGATGTATCGGGTGGTCAACTTCTGCGATATCGAGAACCGGGCTGAGTATCGGTTGGTCACCAATTTACCTGCCGAAGGCGAATGTTTTGTCAGTGACGAAGAGGTGATGGAACTGTACCGTCAACGCTGGCAAATAGAGCTGTTATGGAAGTTTCTGAAAATGCATCTGAAGCTGAAGCGGCTGATGACAAAAAATGAGAATGGTATCCGGATGCAGCTCTACGTGACCCTGATTGCCCACCTGTTACTGGAACTGGTGGCAGTGCCGAAGATGTGGGGAAGTCAGCGGTTGGATAAGTTGCGCTACTTGCAATGTTGTATGTGCAAAGAAATCAGTTATGTGCATTGGCTGGGAAAATTACTGGGTAGCCGGAGGCGCAGGGTCTGGTCGCTCAAATTGTGTGCAAATGTCTACTGA
- the cydB gene encoding cytochrome d ubiquinol oxidase subunit II, with protein sequence MDPLAQFLPQVWFFILALFLFLYVMLDGFDLGVGILSLTSSNEERRGILMTSLSNVWDANETWLVIMGGALFGAFPLAYGTILNGLYIPIFLMIFGLIFRAVAFEFREHAKRKLFWNYAFGLGSFLAALGQGFALGSVLQGITVDAAGRFAGSTWDWLSWQSVLVALTLIQGYVLIGSTYLITKTEGELQDTHYRTAKIAALTTLVGAVFITISTPIFYESARTRLFQEPFIYIFAAIPLLGALLIWLLLRSLSRRQERAPFIWTILIFTLTFAGLGLIVFPYIIPMSVTIYQAAAAPSALVFMIIFMGFLIPIMLAYNIFQYIVFRGKVTGGHYE encoded by the coding sequence ATGGATCCGCTCGCACAGTTCCTACCGCAGGTCTGGTTTTTTATCCTGGCGCTGTTTTTGTTTCTCTACGTCATGCTCGACGGCTTCGATCTGGGAGTCGGCATTCTTTCGCTCACTTCCTCCAATGAGGAGCGCCGGGGCATCCTGATGACCAGTCTCAGCAATGTTTGGGATGCCAACGAAACCTGGCTGGTGATTATGGGGGGTGCTCTGTTCGGAGCTTTTCCCCTCGCCTACGGCACGATCCTCAACGGTCTGTACATCCCGATTTTTTTGATGATCTTCGGATTGATTTTCCGGGCGGTCGCCTTCGAATTTCGCGAGCACGCCAAGCGCAAGCTCTTCTGGAACTACGCCTTCGGCCTCGGCAGTTTTCTGGCGGCCCTTGGCCAGGGTTTTGCTCTGGGCAGCGTGCTCCAAGGGATCACCGTCGATGCGGCGGGCCGCTTCGCAGGCTCCACCTGGGATTGGCTGAGTTGGCAATCGGTACTGGTGGCGCTCACCCTTATCCAAGGCTACGTGCTCATCGGTTCGACCTATCTCATCACCAAGACCGAGGGTGAACTGCAGGACACCCACTACCGCACCGCCAAAATCGCAGCGCTCACCACGCTCGTGGGCGCCGTCTTCATCACCATCTCGACTCCCATCTTCTACGAGAGCGCCCGCACCCGTCTGTTCCAGGAACCGTTTATTTACATCTTTGCGGCCATCCCCTTGCTGGGTGCCCTGCTTATTTGGCTGCTGCTGCGCAGTCTTTCCCGCCGTCAGGAGCGTGCCCCCTTTATCTGGACGATCTTGATTTTCACCCTCACCTTTGCCGGGCTGGGGCTGATCGTTTTTCCGTACATCATTCCGATGTCGGTGACCATCTACCAGGCCGCCGCCGCCCCCAGTGCCCTGGTGTTCATGATCATCTTTATGGGCTTTTTGATCCCGATCATGCTCGCTTACAACATCTTCCAGTACATCGTCTTTCGCGGCAAAGTCACCGGCGGTCATTACGAGTGA
- a CDS encoding cytochrome ubiquinol oxidase subunit I has product MDFLSDTVILSRMQFALTAIFHMLWPVLTTGMGIFLVIVEGLWLRTRNPAYYHHARFWSKLYVLNFGIGVATGIPMEFQFGTNWAAFSEAVGDFFGSILGFEASMAFMLEAGFLGIMLFGWQRVHPYIHYFATIMVAFGANLSTVWILIANSWMQTPAGGEFVNGKFVVQDYFQAMLNPFSGHSILHMFFATLETSLFVIGGISAWYILKGRNQEFFSKSLKIALAAAVVVAPVQIWVGHVSGEQVRRYQPTKLAAMESQWDTIPAGQAAPWSIVAWPDEQGEKNDWEIAVPGGLGYILEFKPELSEPVYGLKAYKPEDRPPLVWLIFYSFRIMVGIGFFFAALMLVSAVQWLRGKLSVDTIGSQRWLMRAWILAAPLGYIAVECGWIVRCVGRQPWIVYGQIRTAEGVSNVPASNVLTSLTFFAVVYTFLFCCVLYFGARILQRGPNLNLPVPDFEGRLPVEVEPAEHLPDSRPAEAQQEAQP; this is encoded by the coding sequence ATGGATTTTCTATCCGATACCGTCATCCTATCGCGCATGCAGTTCGCGCTGACTGCCATCTTTCATATGCTCTGGCCGGTGCTGACCACGGGCATGGGTATCTTTCTGGTCATCGTCGAAGGCCTATGGCTGAGGACGCGCAACCCCGCCTACTATCACCACGCCCGCTTCTGGTCGAAGCTGTACGTGTTGAACTTCGGCATCGGTGTGGCCACCGGCATTCCGATGGAATTTCAGTTCGGCACCAACTGGGCGGCTTTTTCGGAGGCGGTGGGCGACTTTTTCGGCAGCATCCTCGGTTTTGAAGCGTCGATGGCCTTCATGCTCGAAGCCGGTTTTTTGGGGATCATGCTGTTTGGCTGGCAGCGGGTGCATCCTTATATCCACTACTTCGCAACGATCATGGTCGCCTTTGGGGCGAACCTTTCGACGGTCTGGATTTTGATTGCCAACTCCTGGATGCAAACCCCGGCGGGCGGCGAATTTGTCAACGGCAAATTCGTCGTTCAAGATTATTTTCAAGCTATGCTCAACCCCTTTAGCGGCCACAGCATCCTGCACATGTTCTTTGCCACCCTGGAGACTTCGCTGTTTGTGATCGGCGGCATCAGTGCCTGGTATATCCTCAAAGGCCGCAATCAGGAGTTCTTCTCGAAATCGCTCAAGATCGCCCTGGCGGCGGCGGTTGTGGTGGCACCCGTGCAGATCTGGGTGGGCCACGTCAGCGGCGAGCAGGTGCGCCGCTACCAGCCCACCAAACTGGCCGCCATGGAGTCGCAGTGGGATACGATCCCGGCCGGTCAGGCCGCCCCCTGGTCGATCGTTGCCTGGCCCGACGAGCAGGGCGAAAAAAACGACTGGGAGATCGCCGTCCCGGGCGGCCTGGGCTATATTCTCGAATTCAAGCCGGAACTGTCCGAACCGGTCTACGGCCTCAAAGCCTACAAGCCCGAAGACCGGCCCCCGCTGGTATGGCTGATCTTTTATTCGTTTCGCATCATGGTGGGCATCGGCTTTTTCTTTGCGGCCCTGATGCTGGTGAGCGCAGTGCAATGGCTGCGTGGCAAGCTTTCGGTCGACACTATCGGCTCCCAGCGCTGGCTGATGCGCGCCTGGATTTTGGCAGCCCCTTTGGGCTACATCGCCGTCGAGTGCGGCTGGATCGTGCGCTGTGTGGGCCGCCAGCCGTGGATCGTCTACGGCCAGATCCGCACCGCCGAAGGCGTCTCCAACGTGCCGGCAAGCAACGTGCTGACGTCGCTGACGTTTTTTGCAGTAGTCTACACGTTTCTGTTTTGCTGTGTGCTCTACTTCGGAGCGCGCATTCTCCAGCGCGGCCCCAATCTCAATCTGCCGGTTCCGGATTTTGAGGGCCGGTTACCCGTCGAAGTGGAGCCTGCCGAGCACCTCCCCGACAGCCGCCCGGCCGAAGCCCAGCAAGAAGCCCAACCGTAA
- a CDS encoding alkaline phosphatase D family protein: protein MRLFAAATGRRRFLAAVGAFGGAALVQRVHAAEAGIFSLGVASGDPLADGVVLWTRLVPKPLGGGGMGTRPVPVQWQVARDANMRQVLQRGTVLALPEMAHSVHVEVHGLEPARSYWYQFKAGSEVSPVGRTRTAPAPGARVERLRFAFASCQHYEHAYYSAYRDMAAVEDLDFVVHLGDYIYERGPTANQPRKHDGPEITTLEQYRNRYALYKLDPSLQAAHAAAPWIVTWDDHEVDNNYATLIPEDDQTPQAFAARRAAAYQAYYEHMPLRLVSLPKGPDLQLFRRFTMGDLAELHVLDTRQYRSDQPCGDRLKPRCPEALAEAASMLGDRQERWLLAGLNLSRARWNVMAQQTVMAQFDVDPRPESALFNLDQWDGYVAARERLLRYLAARRPANPVVITGDIHSNWVFDLKSDFANPDSATVATEFAGTSISSNFSKEFTAQLTAAMPSNPHTKFFNGDQRGYTLCTITPKQWQTDLRVVTNPIDPESTVSTLASFVVEDGRPGAQKI, encoded by the coding sequence ATGCGATTGTTCGCCGCCGCCACAGGCCGCAGGCGGTTTCTGGCCGCTGTGGGTGCCTTCGGGGGGGCGGCCCTGGTGCAGCGGGTCCATGCTGCTGAGGCCGGAATTTTCAGCCTCGGGGTAGCCTCCGGCGATCCACTCGCCGACGGTGTTGTGCTCTGGACGCGCCTGGTACCGAAACCGCTGGGTGGAGGCGGCATGGGCACGCGGCCGGTACCGGTGCAGTGGCAGGTGGCCAGGGATGCGAATATGCGCCAGGTGCTCCAGCGCGGCACGGTGTTGGCCCTGCCGGAGATGGCCCACTCGGTGCACGTCGAAGTGCACGGCCTGGAGCCTGCCCGCTCTTACTGGTACCAATTCAAAGCCGGTTCCGAGGTGAGCCCTGTGGGCCGTACCCGCACCGCACCCGCTCCGGGCGCGCGGGTGGAGCGCCTGCGCTTTGCCTTCGCTTCCTGCCAGCACTACGAACACGCCTACTACAGTGCTTACCGGGACATGGCCGCGGTGGAGGATCTCGATTTTGTCGTCCACCTGGGCGATTACATCTACGAGCGGGGACCGACGGCTAACCAACCGCGCAAGCACGACGGGCCGGAGATTACCACCCTGGAGCAGTACCGCAACCGCTACGCGCTCTACAAGCTCGATCCGTCTTTGCAAGCGGCCCACGCCGCCGCCCCCTGGATCGTCACCTGGGACGATCACGAGGTGGACAACAACTACGCAACCCTCATCCCCGAGGACGACCAGACCCCGCAGGCCTTCGCCGCCCGCCGCGCCGCCGCGTACCAGGCTTACTACGAGCACATGCCCCTGCGCCTTGTCTCGTTGCCCAAGGGCCCCGATTTGCAACTCTTTCGCCGCTTCACCATGGGCGATCTGGCCGAATTGCACGTGCTCGACACCCGCCAGTACCGAAGCGACCAGCCCTGCGGCGATCGGCTGAAGCCCCGCTGCCCGGAAGCGCTTGCCGAGGCCGCTTCGATGCTGGGGGACCGGCAGGAGCGCTGGCTGCTGGCGGGGCTGAACCTCTCGCGGGCGCGCTGGAATGTGATGGCCCAGCAGACGGTGATGGCCCAGTTCGACGTCGATCCGCGCCCGGAATCGGCACTATTCAACCTCGATCAGTGGGACGGCTACGTGGCGGCCCGCGAGCGGCTGCTGCGCTACCTTGCCGCCCGCCGCCCCGCCAACCCGGTCGTGATCACCGGCGACATCCATTCCAACTGGGTCTTCGATCTCAAGTCCGATTTCGCCAATCCCGACTCAGCCACCGTCGCCACCGAATTTGCCGGAACCTCGATCAGTTCCAACTTCTCAAAGGAATTCACTGCCCAACTCACGGCGGCGATGCCTTCCAACCCCCATACCAAATTCTTCAACGGCGACCAGCGGGGTTACACCCTGTGCACGATCACCCCCAAACAATGGCAAACCGACCTGCGCGTGGTCACCAACCCGATCGACCCCGAGAGCACCGTGAGTACCCTTGCCTCCTTTGTGGTTGAGGACGGCCGACCAGGGGCTCAGAAGATTTAG
- a CDS encoding DUF1778 domain-containing protein → MASPEGKKSERLEVRVSGDGKALIAQAAQLEGRTVSDFVVASALEAASRTIQEHGLLYLSQQDQQIFVEAILNPPEPNDELRQAAKEYQRSVNSVS, encoded by the coding sequence ATGGCAAGTCCCGAGGGCAAGAAATCCGAGCGCTTGGAAGTGCGGGTAAGCGGCGACGGCAAAGCCTTGATCGCCCAGGCAGCCCAACTGGAAGGACGCACTGTGAGCGACTTTGTGGTTGCCAGTGCGCTCGAAGCCGCGAGCCGGACCATCCAGGAGCATGGATTGTTGTATCTCTCCCAGCAAGATCAACAGATTTTTGTCGAGGCGATCTTAAATCCACCAGAGCCCAATGACGAGCTGCGCCAGGCTGCGAAGGAATATCAGCGGTCGGTAAACAGTGTCTCTTGA
- a CDS encoding ABC transporter permease yields the protein MKSWPERIFEGLLKLYPTEFQQEYADEIVQVFREQHRELSRQGGGALLVRWWMSTAFDLGVTAVKEQMQMLLQDVRYGLRMLAGSPGFTVVAVLTLALAIGANTAIFSVVSAVLLRSLPYAEPERLVQVWETAPRQDVMEGSVSAPNYLDWREQNHVFDRIALYGYGAFNLSNNDNPDRLLGAIVSTNFFETFGTAPLLGRGFRQEEEKSADSRVAVISHGLWQRRFEASAAVLGKTVTIDSRPYTIVGVMPPGFQFPRDDRDIFVPFAFDTEYFQQRGQHSYRAVARLKPGVNLAQASEQMNIVARALARQYPDSNTGRGVALVPLYEELVGDIRPALLVLTGAVAAVLLIACANVANLLLARAVARQKEFALRVALGASRARLVRQLLTESALLSLFGGACGLVLAYFGVRLLVAFSPADLPRAQEIAVDGPVLAFTVVVAFATAFVFGLAPALQATRVDCNEALKDGGRTATGGRSRHRLRNLLVVGEVSLALMLLVGAGLLGQSLWRLQSVDPGLNPKNVLTANIFLPVAKYREERQMVDFFDRLLARIRNLPGVSSASGVTTLPLSGNSSDGSFIIEGRPPAGPGQEPNAGQLIVGPDYLQTMGIPLVRGRTFEERDRATSRKVALINETMARRFWPGKDPVGRRISIDTPRPAPDSWIEIMGIVKDARTLALNKPVRPEIYFPYSQFTWPLFNLVVRTETGDPAALSNALREQVMAIDPDQALGKVRTMEAVIAESIEQERFNALLLILFAVVALALSGVGIYGVMAYSVTQRTHEIGIRLALGAERGSIIRLVVGQGMAPAIAGVAIGLVAAAALGQLLSSLLFGVSAIDPPTFIGVAAMLLGVAFLACFLPARRATRVDPMVALRYE from the coding sequence ATGAAAAGCTGGCCGGAGCGGATTTTTGAGGGGCTGCTGAAACTGTATCCGACCGAATTTCAGCAGGAGTATGCCGATGAGATAGTCCAGGTGTTTCGCGAGCAGCACCGCGAACTGTCCCGGCAGGGCGGGGGGGCGTTGCTCGTGCGTTGGTGGATGTCGACCGCATTCGATCTGGGAGTGACCGCCGTGAAAGAACAGATGCAGATGCTTTTACAGGATGTGCGCTATGGTTTGCGGATGCTGGCGGGAAGCCCCGGCTTTACGGTGGTGGCGGTCTTGACACTGGCGCTTGCTATCGGCGCCAATACAGCGATATTCAGCGTCGTCAGTGCGGTGCTGTTGCGCTCGCTGCCCTACGCCGAGCCGGAGAGGCTCGTGCAGGTCTGGGAGACGGCGCCCCGACAAGATGTGATGGAGGGCTCGGTCTCAGCCCCCAACTACCTCGACTGGCGCGAGCAAAACCACGTATTCGACCGCATCGCCCTCTACGGCTACGGAGCGTTTAACCTCAGTAACAATGACAATCCGGATCGGCTGTTGGGGGCGATCGTCTCGACCAACTTCTTTGAGACCTTCGGCACCGCGCCGCTATTGGGGCGGGGTTTTCGGCAGGAGGAAGAAAAATCTGCCGACAGCCGGGTGGCAGTGATCAGCCACGGCCTGTGGCAGCGGCGCTTCGAGGCGAGCGCGGCGGTACTGGGTAAAACCGTCACTATCGACTCGCGGCCCTACACGATCGTGGGGGTGATGCCTCCTGGATTCCAATTTCCCCGGGACGACCGGGACATCTTTGTACCCTTCGCTTTCGATACCGAATACTTTCAGCAGCGGGGCCAACACTCCTACCGGGCCGTCGCCCGCCTCAAGCCGGGGGTGAATCTGGCGCAGGCTTCCGAGCAGATGAACATTGTCGCCCGCGCCCTCGCCCGGCAGTACCCGGACAGCAACACCGGCCGGGGGGTGGCGCTTGTGCCCCTGTACGAAGAACTAGTGGGGGACATACGTCCTGCGCTGCTGGTGCTCACCGGTGCGGTGGCGGCTGTGTTGCTGATCGCCTGCGCGAACGTGGCTAACTTGCTGCTCGCGCGCGCCGTCGCCCGCCAGAAGGAATTTGCCCTGCGCGTGGCGCTCGGGGCGAGCCGCGCGCGGCTCGTCCGGCAACTGTTGACCGAAAGCGCCCTGCTATCGCTGTTTGGGGGGGCATGCGGTCTGGTGCTCGCGTACTTTGGGGTTCGGCTGCTGGTGGCTTTTAGCCCGGCGGATCTGCCCCGGGCGCAGGAGATTGCCGTAGACGGACCGGTGCTCGCTTTCACGGTTGTGGTGGCGTTTGCCACGGCCTTTGTGTTCGGATTGGCGCCGGCTTTGCAGGCCACCCGCGTCGATTGCAACGAGGCGCTCAAGGACGGTGGACGCACAGCCACGGGTGGCCGGTCGCGCCATCGCCTGCGCAACTTGCTGGTGGTGGGGGAGGTGTCGCTTGCCCTGATGCTGCTGGTGGGAGCCGGTTTGCTGGGACAGAGTTTGTGGAGATTGCAAAGCGTCGATCCAGGCTTGAACCCCAAAAACGTGCTCACGGCCAATATCTTCCTGCCGGTGGCCAAGTACCGCGAAGAGCGGCAGATGGTGGACTTTTTCGATCGCCTGCTGGCACGCATCCGCAACCTACCGGGGGTAAGTTCGGCCAGCGGCGTTACCACGCTGCCCCTGAGCGGCAACAGTTCCGACGGCAGTTTCATCATCGAAGGCCGCCCTCCCGCCGGACCCGGCCAGGAGCCGAATGCAGGCCAGTTGATTGTCGGCCCCGATTATTTGCAGACGATGGGCATTCCCCTGGTGCGGGGCCGTACCTTCGAAGAGCGCGACCGCGCCACATCCCGCAAGGTGGCCTTGATCAACGAGACGATGGCCCGGCGATTCTGGCCCGGCAAAGACCCGGTGGGCAGGCGCATCAGCATTGACACCCCCAGGCCGGCTCCCGACAGCTGGATTGAGATTATGGGCATCGTCAAGGACGCGCGCACGCTGGCACTCAACAAGCCGGTGCGCCCAGAGATATACTTTCCGTACTCCCAGTTCACCTGGCCTCTGTTCAATCTGGTCGTCCGCACCGAGACCGGCGACCCGGCTGCTCTCAGTAACGCTTTGCGCGAGCAGGTGATGGCGATCGATCCCGACCAGGCTCTAGGCAAAGTCCGCACCATGGAAGCGGTGATCGCCGAGTCGATCGAACAGGAACGCTTCAATGCGTTGCTGTTGATCCTGTTCGCGGTTGTCGCCCTGGCGCTTTCCGGGGTGGGCATCTACGGCGTGATGGCCTACTCGGTCACCCAGCGCACCCACGAGATCGGCATCCGCCTCGCTCTAGGCGCCGAGCGGGGCAGCATCATCCGGCTCGTCGTCGGCCAGGGAATGGCGCCGGCCATAGCAGGGGTAGCGATCGGTCTGGTCGCTGCCGCGGCACTCGGGCAACTCCTTTCGAGCCTGCTGTTCGGCGTCAGTGCCATCGATCCGCCTACCTTCATCGGTGTAGCGGCAATGCTTTTGGGAGTGGCGTTTTTGGCCTGCTTCCTGCCCGCCCGCCGTGCCACCCGTGTCGATCCGATGGTGGCTTTGCGGTACGAGTAG
- a CDS encoding PadR family transcriptional regulator — protein MDPKRFLPLTPAVFQILLTLADGERHGYGIVREVEQRSEGKAHLGLGTLYSTIKRLLAAGLVEQSQWRPDPALDDERRRYYRLSELGRRVAVAEAERLVELVADARSKKLLAAPEVLG, from the coding sequence ATGGACCCCAAGCGTTTTTTGCCTCTGACTCCGGCGGTGTTTCAGATTTTGCTGACCCTGGCCGACGGCGAGCGCCACGGCTACGGGATCGTGCGTGAGGTCGAGCAGCGTTCGGAGGGTAAAGCTCACCTGGGGCTCGGCACGCTTTACAGCACGATCAAGCGCTTGCTCGCCGCGGGGTTGGTCGAACAGTCCCAGTGGCGTCCAGATCCGGCCCTTGACGATGAGCGGCGGCGGTACTACCGCCTGAGCGAACTGGGCAGGCGGGTGGCGGTGGCCGAGGCCGAGCGCCTGGTGGAACTGGTGGCCGACGCGCGCTCAAAAAAGCTTCTGGCCGCCCCGGAGGTTTTGGGATGA
- a CDS encoding S41 family peptidase, with protein MERLSFLALAAIAAGVIQVPAAMARPTAIERSAFNSRVRDAVVSRWRIPLVERTTTVDVTARWDLQAPMVLLVLLWWAAPGTGTRGLAAGRSALRDNGRAVLVGTPTYGKGAIQQDYTCPIAPG; from the coding sequence ATGGAACGCCTGTCGTTCCTTGCTCTGGCGGCCATCGCAGCCGGGGTCATCCAGGTTCCGGCTGCGATGGCCCGTCCGACGGCTATCGAGCGTTCGGCCTTCAACAGCCGGGTGCGCGACGCGGTCGTCTCCCGCTGGCGGATTCCCCTTGTCGAGCGCACCACCACCGTCGATGTGACCGCTCGCTGGGATCTTCAGGCACCGATGGTGTTGCTCGTGCTGCTGTGGTGGGCCGCACCGGGTACTGGTACGAGAGGTCTGGCAGCTGGTCGATCGGCACTACGCGACAATGGCCGCGCCGTCCTGGTCGGCACCCCAACCTACGGCAAGGGGGCCATCCAGCAGGACTACACCTGTCCGATCGCTCCGGGCTGA
- a CDS encoding outer membrane protein: MKRVVTALLSGVAFFGIFAPSAQAQFAEGLYVQAGGGASFPNRIGTSLGTAINLNTGYTAFGAIGYGINNGFRIEGEFAYSSFDVSSLVFQGNTSAGRGDIDTYSGLVNIYYDLLFPEITDIVSPYIGAGAGVSSISANNITAPGFTTVNGSSTVFAYQFKAGLGFRLGSSATILLGYRYFATAAPGFTDNLGTSLTTDSPNIHNVELGFRFSF, translated from the coding sequence ATGAAGCGTGTGGTAACCGCCCTATTGAGCGGCGTAGCGTTTTTCGGCATATTTGCACCGTCTGCACAGGCCCAGTTTGCAGAAGGCTTGTATGTTCAGGCCGGCGGCGGGGCGTCTTTTCCCAACAGAATCGGCACCAGTCTGGGTACGGCCATCAATTTGAACACCGGCTACACCGCCTTTGGCGCGATTGGCTACGGTATCAACAACGGCTTTCGCATCGAAGGGGAATTTGCCTACTCCAGTTTCGATGTCAGCTCGCTGGTCTTTCAGGGAAATACCTCTGCGGGGCGGGGCGACATCGACACTTATTCCGGATTGGTGAATATCTATTACGACCTGCTCTTTCCTGAGATCACCGATATCGTCTCTCCGTATATCGGTGCCGGTGCCGGTGTCTCCAGCATCTCAGCCAACAACATCACCGCCCCGGGTTTTACGACGGTCAACGGCTCCAGCACTGTCTTTGCCTACCAGTTCAAAGCCGGCCTCGGATTTCGCTTGGGTTCCAGTGCGACGATTCTGCTCGGTTATCGCTATTTTGCCACTGCCGCTCCCGGATTTACCGACAACCTCGGCACCAGTCTGACCACCGATAGCCCCAATATCCACAATGTCGAGTTGGGTTTTAGATTCAGCTTCTAA
- the dapB gene encoding 4-hydroxy-tetrahydrodipicolinate reductase → MAIPVVVVGCAGKMGREVVKAVHAAPDMAVVGAVDRSHIDEDAGELAGIGPIDVLVTDNLEITCAMVAQERAPGVMVDFTHPRGIYDRVRSAIAYGVRPVVGTTGLPPEHIEELAEFADKASTGCIVAPNFAIGMILLQQACLRAAEYFDHVEIIELHHNRKADAPSGTALATAQMIATTGKTFNVPEVSESELVAGARGGMTPGDIRIHSLRLPGLLAHQAVIFGGLGQSYTLRHDTTDRAAYMPGVLLAIRKVLGLKSLVYGLEKII, encoded by the coding sequence ATGGCGATACCGGTGGTGGTGGTGGGATGCGCCGGCAAGATGGGCCGGGAGGTGGTAAAGGCGGTGCACGCCGCCCCCGATATGGCCGTCGTCGGCGCGGTCGACCGCAGCCACATCGATGAAGATGCCGGCGAACTAGCGGGGATCGGGCCTATCGACGTGCTGGTCACCGACAACCTCGAGATCACCTGCGCCATGGTCGCCCAGGAGCGCGCCCCCGGCGTGATGGTCGATTTTACGCACCCCCGGGGCATCTACGACCGGGTGCGCTCGGCCATTGCCTACGGCGTGCGCCCCGTGGTGGGCACCACCGGACTACCCCCCGAGCACATTGAAGAACTGGCCGAATTTGCCGACAAGGCGAGCACCGGCTGCATCGTCGCCCCCAACTTCGCCATCGGCATGATCCTGCTGCAGCAGGCCTGCCTGCGGGCGGCGGAATATTTTGATCACGTCGAGATTATTGAGTTGCACCACAACCGCAAAGCCGACGCTCCGAGCGGCACGGCCCTGGCCACCGCCCAGATGATCGCCACTACCGGCAAGACTTTTAATGTTCCCGAGGTGAGCGAAAGCGAACTGGTCGCCGGTGCCAGGGGTGGAATGACCCCCGGCGACATTCGCATCCATTCGCTGCGCCTGCCCGGTCTACTGGCCCACCAGGCAGTGATCTTCGGCGGGCTTGGCCAGAGCTACACCCTGCGCCACGACACCACCGACCGCGCCGCCTACATGCCCGGGGTGCTGCTCGCCATCCGCAAGGTACTCGGCCTGAAGAGCCTGGTTTACGGGCTGGAGAAGATCATTTAA